The following is a genomic window from Episyrphus balteatus chromosome 1, idEpiBalt1.1, whole genome shotgun sequence.
ataggctatggtattatatacacatatgatacatgatttcaaggtattttttaatgctgattccaaaaaatctaaaattaagacaatctgacgtctctggaaaaagttatacctgtttttcatctgtcaactcatattattataacagttgcaaacttactgccgaaaaacccttaaaagttattgtagatgaaccaaattttgcatgaagattttagaatccatcattattaaaaatcaaaacaatcccttacaaaaaatatatatacctacgatataatggtatttttttttatggaggggcaaattttaggatatgcactaaagaagattcttgttcatcttaggaataagtgcaaataggctaattttttcattttaatctttgtttggatattctttaactaccctcaaaaatctaaaaaaatctcatgtccgcaagtcctaattttcttggtttgaaaataaggtgcagattttaagaCGTCTTgaaaaaaggaagatattgagcaaaaaaaatttctactaacattcattccgagattaaacccttatttaactggattaaGGATCGTTTCGAAAATTTCATCttaattttataggtaatttgCATTTGCCCATGAACTAAACTATAAATCGAGCAATATCACCTATAATaatatcaaataataaaaacaaataaattcataCAATTACCTTTATTTGAATTGTCTTCATTTTCTCCATCATCTGCTTGCTTTGTTTTTCTTCCATAAAGTTCTTGTATACTCCTTATATCATCAGAATGTAGTCGAAAATTTGGCGTAAATCCAGAATAGAATGCGGCCATTAAAGCTGCTGGTTGCCTAGAATGATCAAGTCCAAGAGAATGACCGAATTCATGAGCTGCCACTTGGAATAGATTTGTCCCATCAGAAGTATTGATTGTCCAACGCTCTGCATCATCAAAATGAGCATCTCCATTTTCAGGGTGATATGCATGAGCCAATGTACCACCACGACCATCAAACGAACCACACTCACCATGATTTCCTGTCACAAACctaacaaaacaaaagcaaTTGGAACATTCTGGAATTCTAAACCTTGTATTATTCTTACCTTATATCAATATCAACTGGTCCATTACTCTTAGGTGAGAATGTGAGATCAGTGTATTTGGTCCAAACATTAAAGGCTCTAGCGATTTCTGCATCAACATCAGGTCGATCCATTCTTCTGGTATATTGTGAGATTCTGTATGTTAAATGCTTTTTTCCCCAAGCTCTTCGCCATCCATAAGATCGTTTTGAGCGGCTATAAGTGCGTTTATCTTTAACACCACATCTTGGTAGTGACATTAATTGCAATGTGTCACTATCCAATTGTCCGGTCACATACAATCCGGCGAATTCTTGAAAATCCTGAATAGCTTGGGTCACTGTGTCTTCATCTAGCATTGCCAAGTTACCAGAGCTTGCTTCTGGAAGATATCCAAATTGTGAAAGATACATCTGGAGAAACCAATGAGAAAGGAATATTTGTCAAATAGGCGGTTTTCATAAAACTATCAAGGTTTTTAGATCTATTTGATTAAACAAAACTTTATGATGAATAAGCTTACAGGCTTGCGAAAGCTTTTAAAGGACTTTTTAGAAGACTTTATTCTGTACTTGCAGTCTACTTGATTGTAAGGAAgtacttttataataaaaacttaCCTGAGCATCTATATTTGTTTCAACTGGTGCAGTGTTTATTACAACAACTGTTGATAGTAGCAATATAGCCAaagttaaaaacacattttggcAGGACATTTTGACTGTAGCTTGAGTCCTTTGCTGAGTtagtaaaatgaaaataaaatgaccGTCTTCCTCCTCTGCCAGTATAATCCAACTCTGATGGCTGATAAATCAGTTTCTAACTGACTTTCTGGGTTCTGCGTTTACTTTGTTTAAATTTCCTATCCACCGAGATCGATTCGATCGCTTTGCTTGCTATGTAAAAACTAAGCATATCAAagagaaattctaaatttttataCTCAAATTGAGAATTGTTATCTCATTTCTTCCCCGAAggtcaaaaaaagattttgcaCATTAAAttaggaatttttgtttatattataacaaacaaaaaaaaaatattcgtttttgttttgtttaggaCGATCTGATCTTACATTATCATAAAAGAATTATAAAGCTAGAGCTTAATGACCTTTATtgcttaaaatatattttaaatttataacacTTTTTAAGATGTTCTTATCACATTGTCTTGGTTTTAGTTTCATGAGATTCAGCTGGCATAatcttgggttttttttttttcaaatgacattttttgcAGATAAAGATAGATTGGATTCGTCTTTGATTTGGATTTAAATAAGATGTGAAATTCTTGCAGACACTATTGCTGTAATTTCATTTGACCCATGCACCACAGCAACACAGCCGCAACTTGACTGGGACATTTAGCCATGGAATATGCACAGATATATCTGAGTTTTACAGATATTTCATCGCATTCTATATGAACAGATTTGAAGCCTAGGTAGTAAAATTTGTACTTCGACCTTTATAGATAAAGAACTATcacatttcattaaaataaaaaataaaaaaaaatagatatttccTCTCGCCAGTCAAGGGGAACTTTAGTGTCATTTTCGACCGCAATTcgtaattatttttcaaagatGACAGAGATTTCAAACTTGTTATACCTAAGCTAATTAAAAACAAGCTACTTGGAATGAGTTGTTTCTGAGATAAAGTTTTCAAATATCACAAAAACCTTAACTGACCGATTGACTCACTGATAAAATTACAGTTAAATTTACTACTAAAAACCTTATTCCTGTGATAACATTTATATGCATTCATGCATATTTCCATTTCGTTGGTCATGAGAACaatgttcaaaaattaatattgacaaaaataaaaccagaaCAAATGTTGTAAAAAGGCGATGCTGTTAATAAATGCTTAATAAGTACTAAGTAAAAGCTGAGAACTAAGAACATAAATCTTCAAGCTACCAAAAATTACAACCCCAATATTAGTAATCCATTTTATGCCATATCTCTTTAGATcataatcataaacaaaaatgattgtctatttttgtttttgtattttaattaaaacttaattcatgtaaattcaaaataaacaacCAGGCAacataatcaattttttgaccTTCAAGGTTTGCCCTAAGATAGTAATTTTCATTTTGAGTATCAAAGTCTTAGAATTTCTTTTCAATGTCTTCAGTTTTGAGTATTGGTGGCTTTGCAGCCGATAGTAATTGAATCGAACTCcagctgaaaaaaattaaaaaaaaaaggaaaatcaaaactcaaaatataaTACTAGACGCCATAAAGCCAAAGGCCCTGTTTTGGTACTGCCAGAATTGGTTTACGTAAGGGAGACATTTAGATCCACTAAAGAAATaaacaattcaaattaattgaTAGTGCAATTCTGTCAATGTGCATCTTAATTGAAGAactataacatattttttacttCCCTTATATGagtacatatacatacatattctggcaagtaggtaggtactgaATTTgcgaaaactaaaaattttgttttttgtgatcAACCAACCTTGCGTGTGTGAGTCGAGTTAACAATCATACCACAAATGACATAACGATGATTGAAACTTGAAAGTTCGAAAAAGGTTGATATCAAAATCCTGTTTGTCTCTCAGTATACACACACACAGTTGCAGTCTAAACGGAATTCCCCCAAACTTTTGGAACAAACACATACACTTAATTgcgattataatttttgaatccAATTTTAAAGGCGATATGGCCGAAAAAATCATGACTTTTCAATAATTGAGATTAATTCCCACCAGTAGTAATTTAAAAGAAAGCTACCGGAAAGTCTATGTTGAACAAAAGACAGTGGCGTAGCTACCACTGTATCAGCTGTATCCATGTAACAGGGCCCCCAAGATATAAGGGCCCCCCAAAAAATTGAGTATTAAACATTTTCTGATTACCATTTTTTGTGCATGTGTCTTTAGGAATTTAAATGTAAGTAACGATTATTgtgtttgaaattataaatccTGTTTCCAAAGTCTTTCAGCATGACTttgagaaagaaaatattttttttttgggaagtgagacatgttttcaaaattaaaaacataacgAAGCGCTTTTTTGATGAGTTGGCAGAAGTAATTAATAAGTAAGAATTTCAAATTCGGAATCGTACCTCAAAGTCAACGTTTACAATTGCCACCTGGGATATTTCGATGGGTTAAACTCAACATGGCTTTTAGAGTCTTCGTGCTTCATGGTCTGAACCAGATAAACTATATCAATTTTCAAATGATGTAGTAAGACAACGATCAACAAAACTGGTAGAAAACTAGAATAAAGAATCTCCGGTTGGTTTCTACGAAGAACTAGTTGCTTTAAAAATGTGCTTAAATCGAAAATCCATAAAATAATTCCTTAAAAGAACTCGCTAAATTATTACGTCCTTTACTTTGGCGGaatcaaagaaaaactaatctCAGATAATGTAGCTAGTTAAATGCTAATTTCTtgtccaaaaatcaattttgtagattCTATGGGTAGtttcatatttcaattttaaatttaaaaaatacacttCCGGTTTGCTCGGacattggaaatttttttttaaatacatgtggcccgttcttttattaaaataaagttatctaactttggttgttgtgccaaaaaattgttgttgtttttttttttttgttagaaaatttcaacttttatttaggaacgactaattCATTGTGttgatatgtaaaaaaaaaactaaactataaTTGTTTCCATCAAACAGCTGACTGAGAAACATTGAATTTAGGAATGATGCTGTGACGTCACAGTTTTacatttcactacttttttctcattatggaacgatgaaagttaactattgttcacaatagttaacatcagcgaataaaagaacgcacttctggtgtttttaattttttttttgtaggtaagaAGGCTTTTACGGTGCAAACCACAATTTTGTAATTcacttatttttgaaatatttaaggttttgcttttaaaatacgaaaatacgcaaaattctaaatttttatgcagattttgaagtaacctagaccgAAATGAATCGCATACATTCCCGATTTTGTAGAAAACTAATCGAgttacaaaatcgaggtttaaGCATTTCATTTGGATATGGGTAGCTTCAAATTTCTGCAAACAG
Proteins encoded in this region:
- the LOC129912614 gene encoding hatching enzyme-like, which codes for MSCQNVFLTLAILLLSTVVVINTAPVETNIDAQMYLSQFGYLPEASSGNLAMLDEDTVTQAIQDFQEFAGLYVTGQLDSDTLQLMSLPRCGVKDKRTYSRSKRSYGWRRAWGKKHLTYRISQYTRRMDRPDVDAEIARAFNVWTKYTDLTFSPKSNGPVDIDIRFVTGNHGECGSFDGRGGTLAHAYHPENGDAHFDDAERWTINTSDGTNLFQVAAHEFGHSLGLDHSRQPAALMAAFYSGFTPNFRLHSDDIRSIQELYGRKTKQADDGENEDNSNKGRDREEEEGQDGEGEGQGREGDGQDREGEGDDRSNCPSTSEYY